Below is a genomic region from Persicimonas caeni.
GAGTAGTTTCCGTTATAGTCGCCCTCGCACACCGTGTGAGTGGTGCCGTTGTAGGTCGGCTCGACCGACTCGACGCGAATACAGCTCTCGCCATCGTCGCTGATCTGGAAGCCCTCGGGACACTCGCAGGTCTCGATGCAGTCCTCTTCGCTGAGTACGTGAATCGGGAACTTGATGGCCGCGCGCGACGGGTGCGGGTCGCCCTGGGCGATGAGCAGGTCCTCGATGCGCACGAGGTTGCCGTTGGCGTCGTAGCCCATGTCGAAGACCGTCGCCTTGATCTGGTACGTGCCGGGAGTGGCTGCCGAAATGGTCGCGCACGCCGTCGTCACGCCTTCGTCGGTCGTCTGCTGGCTCGTCGAGACAATCTGCGCCCCGCTCAGCCCCGCGCTCCAGTCGACCTCCATCGGGTCGGAGTCGGGGTCGGAGATGTCGATGCACACGCGCGTCTCTTGCTCGCAGGTGAACTTCGAGGGCTGGAACTCGAGCTCATCGATCTGGGGCGGATGGTTCGCCGTGCCGATGATGTCGAGCCCGCCGTTGTCCTCGCCGCGACACTGCAAGATGAGCAGCGTCTCGGTCGTCGAGCCGGCGAAGACCTCGATATTGTCCTGGTGCGCCGACCAGCAGTCCTGCGAAGGGTCCCCGTTCTCCTGGATGGGCTCGACGAGCACGTCGTAGCAGCCCGGAGCCAGGTCGAAATATTGGTCGGCGAAAAGGTGCTGGGAGTCGGCGTCGTACGGCGCGTCCTCGAAGGTGCCGTTGCCGCCGGGGATATACATGTCGGCGAGGTCGACGTCGGCCGTCTCGGTGTAGCCGGGCACGATTGGATCACCGGTCGCGCAGTCGACCTGCGTGACCGTAAAGCGCATGCCGCCCAGGTCGGTGTCGGCCAAGACATCCGTCGTCAGCGCGAGCTTGGCGGTCTCGGCGGCATCATCGGGCGAGGTGGCGCCTGCGGGCCCGGGCTCGGTGGCCGACGAGCAGCCCACCGCCAAGCCCAGAGAGGTGACAAGTACGTATTTC
It encodes:
- a CDS encoding carbohydrate-binding protein → MKSLSKYVLVTSLGLAVGCSSATEPGPAGATSPDDAAETAKLALTTDVLADTDLGGMRFTVTQVDCATGDPIVPGYTETADVDLADMYIPGGNGTFEDAPYDADSQHLFADQYFDLAPGCYDVLVEPIQENGDPSQDCWSAHQDNIEVFAGSTTETLLILQCRGEDNGGLDIIGTANHPPQIDELEFQPSKFTCEQETRVCIDISDPDSDPMEVDWSAGLSGAQIVSTSQQTTDEGVTTACATISAATPGTYQIKATVFDMGYDANGNLVRIEDLLIAQGDPHPSRAAIKFPIHVLSEEDCIETCECPEGFQISDDGESCIRVESVEPTYNGTTHTVCEGDYNGNYSALGAMYPDGTPETNAFFGMTYDDPSSRLNTVGVWACGQNGGVGTQPTNEWIGFTKCIDVPADGDYLVGMGADNQIRFSVDGSLIFSKTGSAMENFRRWWMTPISLTAGTHVIELEGRNNGSDASFGAEIYGPFPAGSLNSDAAMMAADVENNIIFSTGDLIGQEFQTGQNSGWSCPDGYAVSMCGDKPECTRIREIPCLEEAEPADPAEPVRPGGQ